From the Actinomycetota bacterium genome, one window contains:
- a CDS encoding DUF362 domain-containing protein: MVRAGQLLDRAGLADAIGADDLVAVKLHFGERGGTGFVAPVFLREVVARVKAQGGKPFLTDGNTLYRGQRANAVDHVACAIHNGFSYATVEAPIVIADGIDGRDGVDVPIEGGAHFEEVRIGAAAVHADAMVVVTHVKGHEAAGFGGALKNLGMGLGCRSAKQRMHADFSPEVTAEKCTACARCVKWCPVDAIEIGPDRVAVIDHDACWGCGECVAACPEGAIAPQWKTEPEALQEKVVEHAAGALAGKDGKVVYLSFVLAVSPDCDCWHFSDAGVVADIGVLASTDPVAIDRAAYDLVNAAPGLPGTRGEGLGEGTDKFLEITGIDGSHAIDYAEMLGLGTQDYELRTLE, translated from the coding sequence ATCGTGCGCGCGGGCCAGCTGCTCGACCGCGCCGGCCTTGCCGACGCCATCGGCGCGGACGACCTCGTCGCCGTGAAGCTGCACTTCGGCGAGCGCGGCGGCACCGGCTTCGTCGCGCCCGTCTTCCTGCGCGAGGTCGTCGCCCGCGTCAAGGCGCAGGGCGGCAAGCCGTTCCTCACCGACGGCAACACGCTCTACCGCGGCCAGCGCGCCAACGCGGTCGACCACGTCGCCTGCGCGATCCACAACGGCTTCTCGTACGCCACCGTCGAGGCGCCGATCGTCATCGCCGACGGCATCGACGGCCGCGACGGCGTCGACGTCCCCATCGAGGGCGGCGCCCACTTCGAGGAGGTGCGCATCGGCGCTGCAGCGGTGCACGCTGACGCGATGGTCGTCGTGACGCACGTCAAGGGTCATGAGGCCGCCGGCTTCGGCGGCGCGCTCAAGAACCTCGGCATGGGGCTGGGCTGCCGCTCCGCCAAGCAGCGCATGCACGCCGACTTCAGCCCCGAGGTCACGGCCGAGAAGTGCACCGCGTGCGCGCGGTGCGTGAAGTGGTGTCCCGTCGACGCGATCGAGATCGGCCCGGATCGCGTCGCCGTCATCGACCACGACGCCTGCTGGGGCTGCGGCGAGTGCGTGGCCGCCTGTCCCGAGGGCGCCATCGCGCCGCAGTGGAAGACGGAGCCCGAGGCGCTCCAGGAGAAGGTGGTCGAGCACGCGGCGGGCGCGCTGGCCGGCAAGGACGGCAAGGTCGTCTACCTGTCGTTCGTCCTCGCGGTGAGCCCGGACTGCGACTGCTGGCACTTCTCGGACGCCGGGGTCGTCGCCGACATCGGCGTCCTCGCCTCCACCGACCCGGTCGCCATCGACCGCGCCGCATACGACCTCGTCAACGCCGCGCCGGGCCTCCCGGGGACGCGCGGTGAGGGCCTCGGCGAGGGCACCGACAAGTTCTTGGAGATCACGGGCATCGACGGCTCGCACGCGATCGACTACGCGGAGATGCTCGGGCTCGGCACCCAGGACTACGAGCTGCGCACGCTGGAGTAG